Sequence from the Saccharopolyspora pogona genome:
AAGATCGGGGAAGAGGCATGACGATGGGCAAGGTTTCAGCAGAGGACCTAAGCACGATCTTTCTCGGGTCCGGTGCACTCACGTACCCGTGGTACACGCGGGTTGACATCGGGGACACCCAAGATGGCGGCTGGGAGCTGACGTTCGCCGAGTACGACATTGCGCAAGCGGTCGAGGGGGTGGTTGGCGAACACACGGTGTCTGACCTGGACATCATGCGCACGGTGCGCATGATCGCCAGCAAGGAAGGCGAGAGCATCCCGTTCCTGGGCAAGCACACCCGAAAGGAGTGTCAAGCCTTGGTCTCCAAGGGTGCAGACGATGTCGACTTTGACTCGGACATGGCCGACCAGGTGATCCAGGTATCCGCGTTCGGCAAGGTGGTGTACGGCTAAGGCTTAGCCTCAGGGCCGGAGCTAGCTAAGAGGTATGAGCCCGTTGGACTAGCGAGCACGGCCAAGTGGAGGAGGCTTGGCCGTGGTCATAGACCCGCGGACTGCGTACAATGTGACGTGGGCCACACTGTGAAACATCTTCGCAACCAAGACAGATAACGCGACTAGTGAACACGAAGAACAACCATGCAGCAGCGGAGGGTGCATGATTTGACTTGATAGGGCTAGGTCATGCATACTCTCGGTTACTCCCCTGACATGAGAGGCTGCACCCTCATGGGAAACACCCGCGAACCTGTTTGCACGTTTGAAGACATTCTATCGTGGAAGCAGAAGATAAACCCCAAGACTGGAAAACACTACAACGGCAACGAGATAGCAGAGATTTACGGGACTACCCGGCAGAACATCTCGTATATCTGGAGAAAGGAAGAAAATCGCCCCAAAACTGCGCGTGAAAGAGTCATGGAGCACTACCCGTGGAAGCAGGGGGCTCGCTTCCACACCAACTGGCTTAACCTCAAAATGAGGGACCACGCCGAGTTTATGGCGACCGACGGTAAAGGCATGAGTGAGGTTAAGCTCCAGGAACTATTGTGGTTCTACCAGCAGCTAGAGCGGGAAAACGCGGTCGTGGAATTCGACCCGAACATCCCGCCGAGTCGGCCAGACGGCGTTGGGGGCTTCGCTTTGAGACCCCGTAAACCCTCGGATGGCGACCTGATTATCCGAGTCAACAAGTATACGAACCTAACCCCTGAAGGCATGGACCTCTGGATATTCCCGGAGGAAAAGCCGAAAATCAGAGTCACTGAGTGACCAATGAGGGGGGTCGGGAAACCGGCCCCCTTTCTTATTCTTCCAAGCTGAATCAGAGGCTTAATGCACGCGACTCGCAGTACCACCAGACGGACGGAGATTGTACGTTCCGAGCAGTTTCTTGAAGCGTATCTGTGGCAATCGTCATCCGTGCTGGACAAAGCGCTAGAGGTCAATGCCTCTCGAAGAGTTAGAGAAACTAACCCTTTGTATCAGCCGATCTTTGATTACCTCGCTGGGCAGTGCTTTCGCGAGATTGATTGGGAGACGGTAGAGGATGAATGGTGGATAGGTGGGAAGTATACCCGGACTGTGTATACGATCTCCGCCGCTTGTCCCGGTAGGATCTTTGGTCACAATTGCCTGTATGAACGAAAGGGAATGGTAAGGACGGGTAACGGATGGTTGAACATAGGTCAGTAAGCCAATACAACCAATACACGAGATGCCCTTATGCGTATTTCCTTCAAAGGATTGAGCGTGTGTGGGAGCGTCCAGCGGCTTGGTTCCCGCAGGGTACTGCGGTTCACAAGTCCGCCGAGGAATGGGAGAGGTCGGGCCGGAACATGAGCCTGGAAGACGCTCAAGACGTCTTCAGGGACTCCTACGCGGAGTCTGTGGGCGAGTACACCGGGGTCACGCCTAACCTCGACTATTGGTTCGCTAGCGGTCGCTACCGCGGTGAGGCCGACCTTGAGCGGAGGTACGGACTCGGCCTGGAGCAAGTCGATCGGTACGTGGGCTACTACAACGAGACGGCCCCGCAGGAGGTCATCTGGATCACACCAGACGGCGAGCCAGCGATTGAGCTGGAATTCAACGTGGATCTCGATGGTGTCCAGGTCCGAGGCTTCATTGACCAGGTGGTCACTGATCTCGAATCGAACGCTGTACAAGTCCGAGACATCAAGTCGGGTAACAAGCCTGGCGATGACTTCCAGCTAGCGACTTACGCCGTCGCGGTCAACGACAAGTACGGCACCGAGATCACGACTGGCGACTACTGGATGGGTCGGAAGGGTAAGCCTACTAAGTCCTACGAGCTTAGCGACTGGACCAAAGAGAGGCTTACAGAAGAGTTCCACAAGGTCGATGCAGGAATCCGGTCCGGCGACTTCCCCGCCTTCCCGGAGGACTCTAAGTGCCGGTTCTGCACTGTGTCGGCATCCTGCACTTTTTCTATGACTTGACTAGTTAGGTAAGTAAGGAGAGATATGAAGTTCACTGACAACATGGTCCAGCAGTCACAGGACGCTCGGGACCAGGTGATCGGGCTGCTGGAGGAGTCCAAGCGCAAGATGTTCCTTCAGGAAGTCTTGGGCGAGATCCAGTTCATCGGGGATGAGATCCAGAAGTCCGAGCTGGAGCGTGTGCTTGAGATCAGCCGCAGTACGGGCGACCGGTTCGTTAAGGCCAACCGTACCGAGCTGGAGGAGCATGGCTACAGGACCGTGACCAGGGCAGAGCTTGAGAGCCTCGCCCGTGACGCTCCCAAAATCGACCCCAAGGCTCGCAAGATTGCCTTGTTCAGGATCGACTCGGCTCTGTCGTTCGCGATGGTGCTCACCGAGTCCGAGCCGGCGAAGAGGCTTAGGTCTGCCCTGGTCGAGCTTACTAAGGTCGCTACGCCTGAGCAGTTGGTAACCGCGGTCGTGCGGTCGTTGGAGCTGGGAGACTTCAGGAAGACTTGGAGCCTGTTCGTTTCGTTGCCTGGCTTCAACAAGACTGCGGCGGCCAGTATCCACGGAAAGATCCTGCTGGCGGCAACGGGGCTAACGAGCGCGGAGCTTAAGGAGACGCGTCCCCAGATCCGCGAGGGACGAAAGACGACGGCGAGGAACTACCTCACCGATGAAGAGTTGATCGAGGCATCTAGCCTGGAGAAAGGCGTTTACTACGCCTCTATGAATGCCTCTTCTTTCCGTGAGGCACTGATGCTCGGTGAACTGATCGTAGACAACGCTGTCCGTTCTAAGTTGGCTTGACTAGTTAGGTAAGTGAGTTGGAAAGAAGGGTCTTGATGGCGACGGACGAACACACTCGGCGAGTTTTTGGAGAACTGCTTGGCCTGGAGGCTCGATGACTTACCTCGTTATCGGCTCCACCGCGATGCGGGCATACATCCCTGAATGTCGTGAGCCGAAGGATCTGGACGTGTTCACGCAGCTTCCGTTGGATGGTGCGGAGACGTTCTGGCACCCGTCGTTCGAGGAGTGGATTACGCCAGGAACCGCCCGATACGCCACGCTTGACGAGCTTTACACGCTCAAAGTTTCCCATTCCTACTGGGAGCTCAAGAACGGGTCGTGGGACAAGCACATCAACGACGGGATGGCGCTTAAGGCAGCTGGCGCGAGGCTGCTGCTGGATCTACACAAATTGCTCTACAAGGTTTGGGAGGAGAAGCACGGTAAGAAGAAGGTTGACCTTAGCCAAGAGGCAGAAGACTTCTTCTCCGACGCTGTGAAACGGATCTACGAGCACGACAGCATCCATGATTCCGTGGCTTACGGTGACCGGCCGCTGTATGAGTCGGTGCTTAAGGACGGGGCCAGCGTCGATATCGACATGGGCAAGATCCGGGGGCTGCCGTTCGAGGACAAGGTTCGCTTGTACCGCGAGGAGATCTACGCGACGGCGCTTGAGCGCCTGGTGATCCCGAGCGGTTACAAGTGCTCACCGCGTCGGGCGTACTCCTGGGCGCTGCGCCGGACGATTACCAGCCTCACAAAGGGTTGGTCGGCCCGGTTCTTGGTCGAGAACTACGACGTTTTCCGCTCGCCGGATTGCGATTACGTCGCCAGGCACAAGGAAAAGAAGCACAAGTTGTTTCCTCTGGAGGTCTGAAATGAACTGCCGAACGTGTGGACAGGCGATTACGCCAGACTCCGCTGCTGCAATCGAGCATGAGACTGTTGAGAAGATTTCCTGGAACTGGTGGGCAGACTACAAGGTCGGATACCAGCACGGCCGGATCAAACTCGAAGCCAAGAAACTTGAGTTCAATGACTGGCAAGGTTCCGAGTCGGATGTGTGGCTGGTGTTTGAGGTACACGGCCGTTACTTCAAGAAGTACGGCATCGCCGATAGCTACGGCAACGTGAATTGGG
This genomic interval carries:
- a CDS encoding RecB family exonuclease — translated: MVEHRSVSQYNQYTRCPYAYFLQRIERVWERPAAWFPQGTAVHKSAEEWERSGRNMSLEDAQDVFRDSYAESVGEYTGVTPNLDYWFASGRYRGEADLERRYGLGLEQVDRYVGYYNETAPQEVIWITPDGEPAIELEFNVDLDGVQVRGFIDQVVTDLESNAVQVRDIKSGNKPGDDFQLATYAVAVNDKYGTEITTGDYWMGRKGKPTKSYELSDWTKERLTEEFHKVDAGIRSGDFPAFPEDSKCRFCTVSASCTFSMT
- a CDS encoding DUF7275 domain-containing protein — encoded protein: MTYLVIGSTAMRAYIPECREPKDLDVFTQLPLDGAETFWHPSFEEWITPGTARYATLDELYTLKVSHSYWELKNGSWDKHINDGMALKAAGARLLLDLHKLLYKVWEEKHGKKKVDLSQEAEDFFSDAVKRIYEHDSIHDSVAYGDRPLYESVLKDGASVDIDMGKIRGLPFEDKVRLYREEIYATALERLVIPSGYKCSPRRAYSWALRRTITSLTKGWSARFLVENYDVFRSPDCDYVARHKEKKHKLFPLEV
- a CDS encoding XRE family transcriptional regulator is translated as MGNTREPVCTFEDILSWKQKINPKTGKHYNGNEIAEIYGTTRQNISYIWRKEENRPKTARERVMEHYPWKQGARFHTNWLNLKMRDHAEFMATDGKGMSEVKLQELLWFYQQLERENAVVEFDPNIPPSRPDGVGGFALRPRKPSDGDLIIRVNKYTNLTPEGMDLWIFPEEKPKIRVTE